From Cellulophaga lytica DSM 7489, a single genomic window includes:
- a CDS encoding TetR/AcrR family transcriptional regulator, with amino-acid sequence MAKLQKSIDKRNALVKATIELVNNNGFHATPMSKIAKMANVSPATIYLYFENKQDLVNKTYIEVKEKFTEYAFKTYKEEMSVEEGFKIIWNRIADFKFKNCEEAMFLAQCDNTPMIDEPSREEGIKHFQTLLDLWERGRKEGVLNQLSDYLMYAYTIIPLSFLIISQKRGAITLNKKHIQEAYLAAWNSIKA; translated from the coding sequence ATGGCTAAATTACAGAAAAGCATAGATAAGCGTAATGCCCTTGTTAAAGCAACCATAGAGTTGGTTAATAACAATGGTTTTCATGCAACACCTATGTCTAAAATTGCTAAAATGGCCAATGTATCGCCTGCTACCATTTACTTGTATTTTGAAAATAAACAAGACTTGGTGAACAAGACATACATAGAGGTTAAAGAAAAATTTACAGAATATGCCTTTAAAACCTATAAGGAAGAAATGTCTGTAGAAGAAGGGTTTAAAATTATTTGGAACAGAATTGCAGATTTTAAGTTTAAAAATTGTGAAGAAGCTATGTTTTTAGCTCAGTGTGATAATACACCTATGATTGATGAACCTAGCCGAGAAGAAGGAATAAAGCATTTTCAGACATTATTGGATCTTTGGGAACGTGGTAGAAAAGAGGGTGTTTTAAACCAATTATCAGACTATTTAATGTACGCTTACACAATTATTCCTTTATCTTTTTTAATAATATCACAAAAAAGAGGAGCAATTACCCTTAACAAAAAACATATACAAGAGGCTTATTTAGCTGCTTGGAACAGTATAAAAGCTTAA